The genomic DNA ATTTTTTAAAAGATAAGTATAAAATTTTTCTCGATCAAAGCATATACTATACAGTTGGAGTAAACTGTGAAACACTAAAAGGATAAAAACTAACATTTGTTTTTATCCCTCTATAAAGAATTTCTCCAACCTGGTGACATGAAGTTAAATCCGACACCACCAGTAGATATTAGCACATGATCAGCTGGTAATTTCGTAATTTCTAAAAACTTCTTTTCAAATTCTTCTCTGTTGTACTTGTACATTGTTGAGTGACACGACCACATTTGCGTTGAAGTACTCAACCAGTCCCCTAATTCCTTTAATTCAGGAAACGACTCAAATTGAATTGGTTCATCTAATTCCATGAATCTTACTTGATAGATAGTTGGGTTTAGTTTTTCTCCTATCCCTTTAAGACCATGTGCTTTTTTCTCATTTGAATGTATCATAATAACTCTCTCCCATCCTTCTTTCAAATTTGTGGATTTCAAAAAATTTTCTATTTCAATTATACAGCAATAGAAAGTAATTAGGGGGACGTTATGGGAAATTATCCCTTTATCTTATTGTTTAGCGAGAGATAAGAAAAAATAAGAAATGAAATAGGATAAACTTAATTAAGGGAGAGAAATGAAAATAAAAAGTATCAGTTATTCATTGTGATTCCATTTTAATTTATCATTTTGAAAGAAGCTCAAAATTTGTTAAATGCTTTAAAATAAAGGATTTTAAGGGTAACACTCTATATAAATGTCACCTAAAAGACTCAAAATCGTGTTCCTTCGGGAGTGTCGGTTCATCGGTATCGGCGATGTAAAAAGACTCTAACAGAAGTGTTAGAGTCTTTTTTGCTAAATTATGTTATGTGATTCTAAAATTCGTAATAAACGTAGGAATTCATGTATAATATAACTTGTTGAAAGAACCAAATGATAGTGATTTATATTATGTCTGTAATATGAATCAAAAATGAACTTTTTATATTTCTTTTAAAAATGTGTTGAATACACATTATATTTTATATTAATATTTTTATGTAGATTTAAAACGGGAAAGAGAGTGGAAAGTATGGGTCGTAAATGGAATAATATTAAAGATAAAAAAGCATCAAAAGATGCAAATACAAGCCGTATATACGCGAAATTTGGACGTGAAATTTATGTGGCAGCAAAACAAGGCGAGCCAGATCCAGAATCAAACCAAGCGTTAAGAGTCGTATTAGAGCGTGCGAAAACATATAATGTACCAAGAACAATTATTGATCGTGCAGTGGAAAAAGCAAAAGGCGGTTCAGAGGAAAATTATGATGAGCTTCGTTATGAAGGATTTGGGCCAAATGGAGCTATGGTTATTGTAGATACACTTACAAATAACGTAAACCGTACTGCAGCAGATGTACGAGCTGCCTTTAGCAAAAACAGTGGTAACATGGGTGTAAACGGCTCTGTAGCTTACATGTTTGATGCGACAGCTGTTATCGGCCTTGAAGGTAAAACATCAGATGAAGTTCTTGAAATTTTAATGGAAGCAGATGTAGATGCACGTGACATTCTAGAAGAAGAAGATGCTGTTATCGTGTATGCTGAACCAGATCAATTCCATTCAGTACAATCTGCACTTAAAGGTGCTGGTGTTGAGGAATTTACAGTTGCAGAATTAACAATGCTTGCACAAAGTGATGTAACACTTCCTGAAGATGCTCAAGTACAATTTGAGAAAATGGTTGATGCATTAGAAGATTTAGAAGATGTGCAACAAGTTTACCACAACGTAGACTTAGGAGAATAATACGATAGAAGCCTCTGTTCGTTTAACGAATAGGGGCTTTTTTTATGAGGCTAATTAAGGTGCTGAGTTAGTAAAGGTATTTTGTTGTAGACAGGGAATATGCTTATAGGGATATGTGAAATTTTCATTATTGCTAGGAGGCGTAATATGGAGCATAGAACACCAAAGCATATCGTTGCAGTAGCAGGCTATTTAACCAATGAAAAAAATGAGGTGTTATTAGTAAAGGTACACTGGCGAGCTGATACGTGGGAAATACCTGGAGGACAGGTAGAAGAAGGGGAAGCGCTCGATCAAGCTGTTTGTAGGGAAATAAAAGAGGAAACAGGATTAACGGTGAAGCCTATCGGTATTACAGGGGTTTATTATAATGCTTCTATGCATATTTTATCTGTCGTTTTTAAAGTGGCATATGTGAGCGGTGAAATAAAAATTCAGCCTAAAGAAATACAAGAGGCTAAATTTGTTGTTTTAAATGAAGAGAACATAGATGAGTATATAACGCGTCCTCATATGAAATCCAGAACGCTTGATGCGATGAGAGCAACACATTTTATTCCGTATGAAACGTGGGAAGTGCAGCCATATAA from Bacillus basilensis includes the following:
- a CDS encoding DUF3884 family protein, with the protein product MIHSNEKKAHGLKGIGEKLNPTIYQVRFMELDEPIQFESFPELKELGDWLSTSTQMWSCHSTMYKYNREEFEKKFLEITKLPADHVLISTGGVGFNFMSPGWRNSL
- a CDS encoding YebC/PmpR family DNA-binding transcriptional regulator — translated: MGRKWNNIKDKKASKDANTSRIYAKFGREIYVAAKQGEPDPESNQALRVVLERAKTYNVPRTIIDRAVEKAKGGSEENYDELRYEGFGPNGAMVIVDTLTNNVNRTAADVRAAFSKNSGNMGVNGSVAYMFDATAVIGLEGKTSDEVLEILMEADVDARDILEEEDAVIVYAEPDQFHSVQSALKGAGVEEFTVAELTMLAQSDVTLPEDAQVQFEKMVDALEDLEDVQQVYHNVDLGE
- a CDS encoding NUDIX hydrolase, whose product is MEHRTPKHIVAVAGYLTNEKNEVLLVKVHWRADTWEIPGGQVEEGEALDQAVCREIKEETGLTVKPIGITGVYYNASMHILSVVFKVAYVSGEIKIQPKEIQEAKFVVLNEENIDEYITRPHMKSRTLDAMRATHFIPYETWEVQPYNLIGRL